In the Brassica napus cultivar Da-Ae chromosome A7, Da-Ae, whole genome shotgun sequence genome, one interval contains:
- the LOC106354021 gene encoding protein NRT1/ PTR FAMILY 3.1, translating into MEEQSKNKISEEEKQLHGKRSRPKGGLITMPFIFANEICEKLAVIGFHANMISYLTTQLHLPLTKAANTLTNFGGTSSLTPLLGAFVADSFAGRFWTITFASIIYQIGMTLLTISAILPTLRPPPCTGEEVCVVADTAQLSVLYIALLLGALGSGGIRPCVVAFGADQFDESDPNQTTKTWNYFNWYYFCMGAAALVAVTVLVYIQDNVGWGLGLGIPTVAMFLSVIAFVGGFKLYRHLDPSGSPFTRLIQVAVAAFRKRKLMMVSDPTLLYTNDEIDAPISLGGILTHTKHMSFLDKAAIITEQDNLKPGQIPNPWRLSTVHRVEELKSVIRMGPIGASGILLITAYAQQGTFSLQQAKTMNRHLTESFQIPAGSMSVFTTVAMLSTIVFYDRVFVKIARKFTGLERGITFLHRMGIGFVISIVATLVAGFVEIKRKRVAIDHGLLDKPHTMVPISFLWLVPQYSLHGIAEAFMSIGHLEFFYDQAPESMRSTATALFWMAISIGNYVSTLLVTLVHRFSAKPDGSNWLPDNNLNRGRLEYFYWVITVLQAVNLVYYLWCAKIYTYKPVQVHHSKEENSPVKNELQLSNIN; encoded by the exons ATGGAGGAGCAGAGCAAGAACAAGATCAGTGAGGAAGAAAAACAGCTTCATGGGAAACGAAGTCGACCAAAGGGAGGATTGATTACTATGCCATTCATCTTTG CTAACGAGATATGTGAGAAGTTGGCGGTGATTGGATTTCACGCAAACATGATAAGCTATCTAACAACACAGCTTCACCTTCCCTTAACCAAAGCAGCCAACACTCTCACTAACTTCGGGGGAACTTCGAGTCTCACTCCTCTCCTCGGTGCCTTTGTCGCCGACTCCTTCGCCGGCCGCTTTTGGACCATCACGTTCGCTTCGATCATCTACCAAATA gGGATGACACTACTGACCATATCAGCAATACTTCCGACGCTAAGGCCACCACCATGTACAGGAGAAGAGGTTTGTGTAGTAGCAGACACAGCACAGTTGAGTGTACTGTACATAGCtcttcttcttggagctctCGGGTCGGGTGGGATCCGACCTTGTGTTGTTGCTTTTGGTGCGGATCAGTTTGACGAGTCGGATCCTAACCAAACTACCAAAACATGGAACTACTTCAACTg GTACTACTTTTGCATGGGAGCAGCAGCATTAGTGGCGGTgacggtacttgtgtacatccaAGATAACGTTGGGTGGGGTTTAGGTTTGGGCATCCCGACAGTAGCTATGTTCTTATCCGTCATTGCTTTTGTCGGCGGCTTCAAGCTTTACCGTCATTTGGATCCATCGGGTAGTCCATTTACCCGTTTGATCCAAGTGGCAGTCGCAGCTTTCCGCAAAAGGAAACTGATGATGGTTTCTGATCCTACTCTTCTATATACTAACGATGAGATTGATGCTCCTATCTCCTTAGGTGGTATACTCACCCACACCAAACACATGAG TTTCTTGGACAAAGCAGCTATAATAACAGAGCAAGACAATCTAAAACCGGGTCAAATCCCAAACCCATGGAGGCTAAGCACAGTCCACCGGGTCGAAGAACTCAAATCCGTGATTCGAATGGGCCCAATCGGAGCCTCGGGTATTCTCCTAATCACAGCCTACGCCCAACAAGGAACCTTTTCTCTCCAACAAGCCAAAACCATGAACCGGCATTTAACCGAATCATTCCAAATACCGGCCGGTTCAATGTCGGTTTTCACAACCGTCGCAATGCTCTCAACGATCGTTTTCTACGACCGCGTCTTCGTCAAAATCGCCAGAAAATTCACCGGACTCGAGCGAGGCATCACGTTCCTCCACCGCATGGGAATCGGATTCGTGATCTCGATCGTCGCGACGCTCGTCGCCGGATTCGTCGAGATCAAACGCAAACGCGTCGCGATCGACCACGGGCTTTTGGATAAACCGCACACGATGGTCCCGATCTCGTTTCTCTGGTTGGTTCCTCAATACAGCCTCCACGGAATCGCCGAGGCGTTTATGTCGATCGGACACTTAGAGTTCTTCTACGACCAAGCGCCGGAGAGCATGAGAAGTACGGCGACGGCGCTGTTCTGGATGGCGATTTCGATCGGGAACTATGTGAGCACTTTGCTCGTGACGTTGGTTCATAGATTCAGCGCTAAACCGGATGGAAGCAATTGGTTACCGGATAACAATTTGAACCGAGGGAGGCTTGAGTATTTTTACTGGGTGATCACTGTGTTACAAGCGGTTAACCTTGTGTATTATCTTTGGTGTGCCAAGATTTACACGTATAAACCGGTTCAGGTGCATCATAGCAAGGAAGAGAATAGTCCGGTTAAGAATGAATTGCAGTTATCCAATATAAATTAA